A genome region from Carya illinoinensis cultivar Pawnee chromosome 2, C.illinoinensisPawnee_v1, whole genome shotgun sequence includes the following:
- the LOC122300553 gene encoding primary amine oxidase-like, translating into MSSALKIMLLILVLLSLHTLSLASSHQHHPLDPLTRSEFTLVRTIVQKSYPRSIHNLTFQYVGLDEPDKPRVLAWLSNPASKPPPRRAFVITRLSKKSHEIVVDLSTRLIVSDVVYDGYGYPLLTSDEQIAAITLPQTYEPFIESVKKRGLNLSDVVCSTFTVGWFGEVKISARVLKLLCFYTDHGTVNLYVRPVEGITLVVDLDEMKIVEYYDRFRVPVPKAEGTEYRASKMKPPFGPHLNGAAFLQPDGPGFNIDGHTVSWANWVFHVGYDVRAGPIISTASIYDLDKQTHRRVLYRGFISELFVPYMDPTEEWYYKTFFDSGEFGFGQSAVSLEPFADCPSNAEFLDAYYAGADGLPVKISNAFCIFERYAGNIMWRHTELEIPNEVIREVRPEVTLVVRMVATVGNYDYILDWEFKPSGSIKFGVGLTGVLEVKGVTYTHADHIKEDVYGTLLADNTIGVYHDHFLTYYLDLDVDGEPNSFIKKKLEKIQVIDPHSSPRKSYWTTVSETAKTESDARVQLGLMQSELTVVNTNKKTKLGNDVGYRLIPGSASHPLLSYDDYPQIRGAFTNNDVWVTPYNKSEKWAGGLYVDQSHGDDTLATWSLRNRDIENKDIVLWYTIGFHHVPCQEDFPVMPTLSAGFELRPTNFFESNPVLKTKAPKHVDWSNCSTTTHP; encoded by the exons ATGTCTTCAGCGTTGAAAATAATGCTATTGATCCTGGTGCTCCTATCCCTCCATACCTTATCTCTAGCCTCAAGCCACCAGCACCACCCCTTAGACCCTCTAACTCGATCTGAGTTCACTCTGGTCCGCACCATAGTGCAGAAATCGTACCCTCGTTCGATCCACAACCTAACCTTCCAATACGTCGGTTTGGACGAGCCAGATAAACCCAGAGTCCTTGCATGGCTATCGAACCCAGCCTCCAAACCTCCACCACGGCGTGCCTTCGTCATCACACGTCTCTCAAAAAAATCTCACGAGATCGTAGTGGATTTGTCGACACGTTTGATAGTCTCCGATGTTGTTTACGACGGATATGGCTACCCTTTGCTTACCTCTGACGAACAAATTGCTGCAATCACACTGCCCCAAACATACGAGCCATTCATCGAATCAGTTAAGAAGAGGGGGCTGAACTTATCCGACGTGGTTTGCTCCACTTTTACGGTCGGCTGGTTCGGAGAGGTGAAGATCAGTGCGAGGGTTTTGAAGCTACTGTGTTTCTATACAGATCATGGAACGGTTAATCTATACGTGAGACCAGTGGAGGGAATAACGTTAGTAGTTGATCTAGACGAGATGAAGATAGTTGAATACTATGATAGGTTTAGGGTTCCGGTGCCAAAAGCTGAAGGAACAGAGTATCGGGCATCCAAGATGAAGCCACCATTCGGTCCTCACTTGAATGGTGCAGCCTTCCTGCAACCGGACGGACCAGGGTTTAATATAGATGGTCACACTGTCAG TTGGGCCAATTGGGTCTTTCACGTAGGATATGACGTTCGAGCCggtccaataatatctacagcaTCAATATATGACCTGGATAAGCAGACACATCGTCGAGTCCTATACAGAGGATTCATATCGGAGTTGTTTGTGCCTTACATGGACCCAACCGAGGAGTGGTACTACAAAACATTCTTTGATAGCGGTGAGTTCGGGTTCGGTCAATCTGCGGTGTCACTCGAGCCCTTTGCCGATTGCCCTTCCAATGCAGAGTTCTTGGATGCATATTATGCCGGAGCTGATGGTTTGCCCGTGAAAATATCGAACGCTTTTTGTATATTCGAGCGCTACGCAGGAAATATTATGTGGCGTCACACTGAGTTGGAGATTCCAAATGAAGTT ATAAGGGAGGTGAGGCCGGAGGTAACCCTTGTAGTGAGGATGGTCGCAACAGTTGGCAACTATGACTACATTCTTGATTGGGAATTCAAGCCCAGTGGTTCCATTAAATTTGGG GTAGGGTTAACGGGAGTGCTAGAAGTGAAGGGTGTGACATACACTCACGCAGATCATATAAAGGAGGATGTCTATGGCACCCTGTTAGCTGATAACACAATCGGTGTGTACCACGACCACTTTTTGACGTACTATCTTGACCTCGACGTGGATGGCGAACCCAACTCCTTTATCAAGAAAAAGTTGGAGAAGATCCAGGTAATAGATCCCCACAGCTCACCAAGGAAAAGTTACTGGACAACTGTGAGTGAGACAGCTAAAACTGAATCTGATGCACGAGTTCAGTTGGGCTTGATGCAGTCTGAGTTAACAGTGGTGAATACGAATAAGAAAACCAAACTTGGCAACGACGTTGGTTATCGTTTGATTCCAGGGTCAGCATCACATCCTCTTTTGTCATATGATGATTACCCACAAATTCGGGGAGCCTTCACCAATAATGATGTGTGGGTTACACCGTATAACAAGTCAGAGAAATGGGCTGGAGGATTATATGTTGATCAAAGCCATGGAGATGATACCTTGGCAACTTGGAGCCTCAG GAATAGGGACATTGAAAATAAGGATATAGTATTGTGGTACACAATTGGATTTCATCATGTCCCTTGCCAGGAAGATTTCCCGGTGATGCCAACCTTGAGTGCTGGGTTTGAGCTCCGGCCGACCAATTTCTTTGAGAGCAATCCCGTCCTTAAAACAAAAGCACCCAAGCATGTGGACTGGTCTAACTGCAGTACTACCACTCACCCATGA